The genomic window gaaattgtaaaaaaataaaaatattcttttaagaTACATagaaatcaaattaaataaataacttttacacACCAACTACATTACACTTGAACTTTTATCATGTGTCTATTGAATGATAAACTCTcaattcttttatatttaaacattGGTACACCTACatattacatacaaaaaataatatacaatactcttttatatttcaaacattaatattaaaaaacaaatactGAACCTTTTGTGAGAGGCACGAAGCTTCTCACCCGAGCAGGGAGCAAGGATGGCAATTTTCACTTACACATTAAGAAAGTACTCGCAATAGAAAAATAAACACTTTCAATTAAATATCAAAAACACTTGCAACACAAGATACTTACACAAAAATTAACTATTTTCACAATTCAACCAAGATAAAATGTCTTCAGCATTggattttgtaaaattacacaaaatacatcaaacataaacagaatTTTTACCTTTCAAAAGAATCACTTtgagttcagaaaaaaaattaagtatactCTTCATTAATTCAAtagcttaaaaaatatttcttacataaCCATTTCCACTAACTTATGGCTACATCACATGAACAAAGAGAATATAAACATACAACAACAGAGACCAACAGGATATGTGTTTGTATCAACAATAATAATATGACTAAATATTAGATTTTCTCTCTATGCAACAACAGCTTTTAAGTTAGGGACATAAATACTATACACAAGTTTAATaatagcaataataataataactcttCCCAAACTTTGGATAGTATGTAGTTCAGACAACCACTGTTAAAATTGGAGACCGCGCCGCTAGCGCGCCATTGGCAGTTTTGAGAATCACAGCCGGTGCTAGTGTCTGGACTTGATCCCTGCCCGGGCGAGAGCCGATACTCGAGAtatactttatattatattactttatacCACTTAAATAATGAGAATCACCTACACTTGCATTGGAATAACCACCATACAAAAACTTACGAGCAAAATAAAAAGAATCTCGTGAAAGAGAATTCTAGTCATCTTTGACAGTTAACTCAGCTCAGCATCCCGAGGGAACTAGAGTACACAACTCACACACATACAAGGTACAATACAAAACTTTGaatctcattaaaatattttcatcattAATACTCTTAAAATGTGTGGTGAACTCCAGACTAATCAATACAATCACGATGTTTCCATAGCACGCCGTGCCACGAGCGTCAAAAGACCAGGCCGCCAACGAACGGCGAAAATGAAATGCGGCCGATGAACATAAGATGACACAACCGTACACCTAGAAATGCTGACCGAAGAAGAGAGGAGAGAGAAAACATGAGGTCCTGGTTAACATCTACTGTTAATGTTTTCGTTGTATAAAACATTATTACTATCGTGGCACGCAGTGCTGGTTCAGTCTCGAGGTGACTTAGGAGAAGATGCGGATGGCCTGCACGGCGGGCAGCTGGCACACGGGGCAGCTCGCCGGCTGGGCGTCGCCGCACAGGCGGCTGGCGCACTCCAGACAGAACAGGTTGTGGCCGCAGGGCACCAGCGCCGCGTCCACCTCCCTCTCGCCGCACACGGTGCAGTCGCGCCGCGCGGCCAGGCACAGCGAGTCCGCGGGCGAGGCAGAGCCGGCGGGCGAGGGTCGGCCCGCCCCGGGGAACGACCAGATGGCCGACGAGGCCGTTGCAGCGGCGGCCGCGGCGTCGAAGGTGGGCGACGAGTCGCCGAGCCCGTCGTCCTGGTCCAGGCTGCCCGACCAGATGGACATGATGTCCACGTGGCCCGCCGAGCCGCTGCTGGAGCTCGACGAAGAGCTGCTAGAGCCTGAGAACACGCCCGAGGTGACGGACGACGGCGCCGGCGGGTACCCGGCGAGCAGGTCCGCCGCCGAGCCCTGCGCGGAGCCGTCCAGGTAGCTGAAGAGCGAGCTGAAGCCAGACTTGCACAAGGACGCCAGGATCTCGGGCTCCTCCATGATGCCGCCGGCGCCCGCGAAGCCGCCGCCCGCCGAGAGAACACCCCCGCCGGACTGCGTGGCCGGGGCGACGCCGGTGCGCATGGCGATGTGCGCCTCTATCTCGTGCTTGGCCGCCTCCACGCTCTCGGGCATGCCCGTCACCTCGAACACCGGCTCCTTGTCGCGCGACGGCGTCACGATGTAGGTGTGTGTCTGCTGCTGGATGCGCTTGATGGTGGCGCCCTTAGGGCCGACCACGAGCCCCACGACGCGGTAAGGCACGCGCACCTGGATGGTCACCTGGCCCGGCAGGTTGGCCGGCGGCCCGGGGGGGTTGCCCGGCCCGCCGCCCACGCCGCCGCCCCCCAGGTTGTTCTTGCGGGAGGCGCGGATCTGAGAGAAGTGCTCGGCGGCTGACAGGATCTCCCTCTTGGCCTTGGCCACGTCCTCCTTGCGGCCCGTCACCACGAACACGGGCTCCTCCCCTCGTACGGGCGTCTTGATGTACGTGTTGGTCTTGGCTCGCAGGGCCTTGATCTTGCAGCCTGAAACAAACACACGCTCTCATGCCTGCTAGAAACCCAACTTTACAAAGCCCTAATGGTTTCATTAACAGATTACCCTCGCTACCACAGCATAGGAAAAACTAAGGTCATCTCAATCGCGGTAGGGTTAAGAGTAAAAGTGTAAGCAAACGTAGAGCGAGGAGTGGTAAGGAGTACGTCTCGTATCACATCACAGTACACGCAAGGTGAGGAGCCCCTGGTAACAGGCTGCGACACGGGTGACGCGCGCCTGGCCGCGGCGCAGGGGGAAGCCGCCACGCCGACAGCGCGACATCCGGCTATTCCTGTCGCCGCCGAGCGGAGGGGCCGGCGATGTAAAATTAGCGACGCCAAAGCGCCGGGTCGCTGTTCCCGCCGCTCCTCCGACGCCGCCCTCGAGCCCGCCATTCTCCAGCGAGGGTCCGAGCAGCTGGCTCCCGGGTGGCGAGCTCGAACCCCAGCCGGTCAGAACCAACAACTTGTGGAAGAGTTCCTTCCCGTCTCCACTCGCCATATGTGGTGGACATGCCCACAGAAAAAAATCTCCCAAGACCCACAATGACgcgaaaacgtaaaaaaaataaatgataataaACTTATCGATCCAGACCTGCAGGATATTTTCGATTCACTATCCGTCTGTCTCTTACGACGCACGGAAACTTAAATGTACttgaaattaacgtatttaaaacaaacatgggTACCACCGCGGGCAACTCTACTCATGGTCGCACGgaagtaacgtaaacggaagagatgagcattgccgagctaatccgtgcggTACGAGTCAATTTCCACATTGTaatgtggaagtaaatgggcgatTGATCTCGCCAACACATGCCGACTGCCGTTAGGACGGTCTTTCTGCATGCGCTGTTGCCATATACCATACgtacttcaaattaaaatttttggactAAGTTTTTGTTGCATATTTTAAAGCATCGAACTATGTATCAGGAGATAAGCATTTTTAATGATTAAGACTATTTCTAGTGGGCCGAATAAAATACATATTCACCAGCAATTGTGCGTTTCAAGTAaaaccacacaaaaaaataacTCGCAGGTTTATTGTGATCAGATTATTTCTGTTAATCAGGTCTGAGTGCGCCATCGAATTAAGAGACGAACTCTTCTTGTTTAAGTAACgatctttttttttctcagtggCATTTCCTTGGAAACTGACCATCAAAAAGatcagttaaaagttttattgttaataataacAACTGGTGTAAATAAAAACGCGCGCAAGATATTTACggtaaatgtaatgtttttaaaagCCATGCCATTTAATAGGTTTTTACAGCTTTCGTGTCCATAATTATGAAAACATGACTATCAGcgcaagagcgcgctgcaatagagatTTTGTTCCAAACTGCTGTCTTAAGAGGAAACACGGTCTTTGGAGAAGCGAGGTAGTCCTGTAAACTAGCAGAAAGATAAAGGCTTCCTTAATCAGCTACTTCGACATGCATTTCTGCAAACCAGCCACCAGTTGGTGCCGTGTCCCGCGAACAAGCGACGCTTTTGCCGGGTGGCTCGTTACAATTCCAATTTTTAAGCGTTATTAATTGCGTGTGCGATTTTGTAAACTAAAAGTTCGACAGTGTGACGACCTCAATGGAAGAGGATCAACTTTGGTCAGCGGCAGCAACCAACCAAATTTGTTTTCAAGGTTTCCAGTAGTCGGCAAAAGCGTTATATTCCGTGTGTGTCTCACTTGTTATCAGAAGATATATTTTCCCGGTTTGACAGGTTTTCTAGGCCTGCAGTACCCCTGCTGGTGTTGTCCAGACAACGCCGAGCAGTCGGGCGCATAACCTGGTCACGTGGGCTCGTGCCGGGCTGGCGCCTACGAGCGCCGGCTGGAGCAGAGCAACCGGGGCTGGTTCTGGTATCGACCACTGGCAGCGACGAAGCGCGCCGGTCGGAGAATGGGGAAGGGTGCGACACTACAAAGAGGGGGAGGGTAGGGCGGCGGCGGCCGTGCCGCAGGGGTGGGCAAACGGCGCGGCGCGTGGCGTTGCAGGCTTCAGTGGCGGGGACAGGAATTTATTTCGGGAggtagcttaaaaaaaaattaaaaaactaagtACATCAAAAAGAAGGGGTTTGGACAGTTACACTATCAATATGCAGCACGTCCTTTGTAGCTTGCGATTCCATGTGTTTTAACAGTTCACcatgcatcacccaaaataaaaGTGCTTTTAAAAtctagcaattttttttgttttaatttcagaAGTTTTATAGCCCCCTGAACATCATTTCACGACACGAATCACCCTTCTGCGTTGAATCGCGGCAGGGAGGCGTAACTGCATAGGCGGAATAGAGCCACTAAAAGATTTGTACGATTGTGaaacaagttttaaatataaagaaaccaatttcttaaacataactttaaatagtaattttaaatattagtttataATTTATGGAATGATGTATTAACGGAGTGTTATACCGAGTATAATTGCAACTTTATACTTCGAAAAAAATTTGACGTTGAttttatcttggtagcaatgaaataagcatggctgtaATGTGGACGTGTTGAGGCGTGTGCTCGTGTGTATTTTTTGCAATTTGAAACTGCGGTTATTTTTTTCAACACTTATGCTTTGCGGCTATGCAGATTTTAAGTTTCGAATCAAAAGATAAACCACTTTAACATAAGAGTTTTGGTTGTTCCATGTGGGAAAACAGATCATACGAAACATTCATGGTGAATATACCCAGCAACTACGACCGAAAATAAATTCAaggtagccaacattttctttcgaaaagttaaaaaaagtttttggttGTTAGGTTGCTGATGAATACTGCACAAATCAccgatttccaaaaaaaaaaactaacagctTTGTAATCGCGAGAATACAAGATGCCGCGCGACAGGCTTGGGTAGTTAAGACTGCGTCGCCCCTCCCCTTGCCATAATGAAGAATAAGCACATATGAGCGTGCGAACAGGGTTCCCACGGACGACTTCATTATTTACATGTTCCCCTGTCTCGTAGGTGTATCTGACAAGAGTAagatacaaatacatattttaccaACAAAACATTTTGACAAACATCTACTTAAAACTAATACTGGCTGACACAGACaatgcacagcttaaaccggtacGTCAAGAAGCATTAAATTTGGCATAGAGTTCCTTGTATAACTTAGGCGAGCACtacgaaaatatatattttttaaattcatgccCAAGTGTATTAAATAGATAAAAGTATGAATGGAAGTTACgtaatttttgaaattagaaatatggaaattatACATAGAAGTCAGATGTATCAGCGTTTTttgtaattcatcaaaaatgaggatcaaGATAGTACATTTATAGATTTTCCTGCACAATATACCGTTTACACTGTTATTTCCATCAACCCTACGTAATCAACACTGCCAGTCTTGTAAACAAAATATAAcgaataaaattgttttatcaaaCTCTGAAACAACACATTTTACCAGGTATAGATTGCAATCAGGCTAAAGAACTTGTAAACTTGATTCCGCTTCAAACTGGTAATTTCTTGTATCCCTTGCGTTTAGTGTCAGCAAAAAATAAGATACGGATTACTAACAAAACGtggatttattatttaaaaaaatacatgctgTTGTAAGACATGACACGCGCAGTATGAAAAATTACTGATAGTGTAATGTGTTGTACTGCAGGGTATTGACAAAGTGCCCGAGTTTTCCAAGTTTTGaggaaaaaaacattctcaacaGTGAGTTTTCAATTTCCCATATTTTTCCTTTCTGCGGGTACTCTGTAGTTGGCGCGTCTcgcaatgaaaaatatatattaattgcaaCCTAAGAAAAGATACGAACAAAATCCTAACAGGGAATAAACAGTTTACTAGTAGGTAAATGGCTTACGCCGTACTTTTATCTTTAAGAAAAATGGGTTGGCTTTCCTCTCGTCCTCTAGTACTAAACCTAAACACCAGTTCACATtagcggtttttttttattaactgctcTGTACTAAATTATTGGCAAAGAAAAAAGCTAACATCCATATAGTTCAGTTCAGAAAATGCATGCATATTTATTAAATTCTAAACCTGTAACAAGTCAACCATATAACTAAATGGtatacaaattacaattatttgaataaaaacCAAACGGTAACATCTCAATATTTGAATAACACGTGTGGGAATGTGTTCTAATTGTGTACATCTATGAAGGATTTGTTTCTAACGTTAACTCAAGTTAACTGGACAGCGTATGGcccattatcttcatttcccaGCAGCTATGGTTTCCGTTCAAATTTCAGTTATcctatgcacaacgagaagactgcgcgccagttcagagacttgcgcttataGGTGATACCGCGCGGGAAGCACCAAGTGTGTCGcacttatcccgcctcactacaCAGATACACCCGACTAGGCGGGGCCCCATAACACCGAACGACTTTCTTGCGTTCCCAGTTGTAATTCCAAGACACCTTAAATTATTGTTACTAGCACTCTACGCATGCGCAGTCAATGTTAACCCCCTCCAAGAGCCTGCTTGCTCTGGCCGTAACGGTCACTCAGGCTTCTAGATATAATGTGCCCACTGTACGTGACTACCTACgcgggaatttaaaaaaaaatgaacgataAAAAAGCAAATTTTGCTGTTTTAATACAGGATTGCTGTTAGATCGTGTATATGCTCCGTACCACGATAGACACAATCATCCCTGATGCAGGCAGAAGTCGGGTTATCGGGGAAACAGCCGGGAAGCAGACACACGAAGGTCAACGAAGGGCGTCGAGTCTATCCCTCTCTCCCAACCCCTGCCCAGCCACAACATATGGGAACACCACTCCAATTATGATATCCGGCAGATGCGGGAGCTCGCCCGGCAGACAGCTGTGGAGCGACTGTGGGCCTGCCCCCGCGCGGAAACACAGGCACTTCCGTCGTCCGGTTCCCGTCACGTCGACACCCCTGCTTCCGCGGCCGCGGGAGTGCAACCCCCGCGACAGAACACTCGCACAGCCGACAGCGATGCTCGCTTGTGAGTAAATTAATAACAGGATATGCGCAACGTATGCATACGTATACGACATATAGGCAatgattcattaattatattCGAACTCAAGTCATTGTCATCACAATATAATTTACGCTAACTATAATAGCCAAGAGACTGAACCATGGTATCTTCAGTCCCGATTATTCTCCAACTACGCACTAACATTATTTTATACACAACCATACGGTTGAGTGAATTACACATAAAATAGGACCATACATGAGAACACTTCAAGGTTTCCGCGGCTCGGAAATGCATTAAAATCTCCGTGGATCTGAGTTTACCCTgtccaaacaaactttttttatttccatgtctCGATAATTTTTCAAGGTAACATACCTGACCACATTTAACTTGTCAGACAAACAAAATAATTCCCTCATATTTTCCTCATACGCAGTTTGCAATGTTATCGTCGTCATTGCTGTGCAACCAATGCTCAAAGTCTGTAATAATaccttattttttcaaatatttaaaattatgcatTGTTACCAGATGAATGGCTGTAAGCATTTAATCATCCTTTAAATCACTAAATCCAGTTGATTCATTGGTTGGTAGTTATTACATTGAGATAACAATTGGGGTTTCAGTGAAACATGAATATTTTTAGACAAAGTATCTTGTAGCCGCACCAACAACTGAAAGTCAACATAAACAAGGGGTCGTGGTAGTACGATCATGACAGTGGTGCGCTCGTGAATAATCTTTTATCacattttccagtttttttttctaggtTTATGAGACTCCTttttcaattccctgagttttccccgTTTCCAGATTTTCCCTAGCAGCAAGAACCCTGGCTAACTTCAATAGTCACCGCATTTTACTTCTCCGTAAATGGCATTTGGTGGTAGTTATTTATTGAATGCGACTTAAGTCAGTGAAAGGAAAAGTTTTAACATCCACTGTGTtgctatctgtggcggacggcgcgaaccaaaatttatttcaacaagagagttttaataaaaaaaaaatcttgaaaatcaggtccaaagccttggtttcgtatttttttcgtgtctttttcacttttatcggagccgtttccattatatattttaaaatttatttctacaaATCATGTGATTCGAttgtctacgtagctgctccggcagcaaatactatttatttatttatttatttatcgtctttattggtggcgaagttaaggcggtacgccttttcttacacttaaccacttttctgcaattacatcaaagagttgaatattaaaaattaagcatgatataagcagatgttgactaaatactAGTGACGGGTGCGCaaagtacgtgtgattcgcgtcaaggaatgtaacatttatataccacacttgacaatattttaaaaaattctacatttAATTCGTGTCAaacgttttataagtgtatttgcaacatgaacatgcTCGTTACTCGCTCACTTTATTGAAATGTTGCTTCGTAGAAGCGTGAAATTAGGGAAAGTTCGTGTCGGACTTGAGAAAACAGGGGTTTACGTATCCTGCGCACTGCGGCGCACATCTCGCCGCCGACGCAGGGGGGAACCCTCGACGCGACCGCCCCGCGGGTATCGACTCGACGCGTCGTGGCGTTGACTCACCCCCGGACCCCGTGCCAGGGACGCGTGCCTGCCCCGTGTTCAGCCGCAGCACTCGCGTGTTGAGCACCGTCAGGGGACAGCGTGCTGTCTGTCGCTTTCCACCCCGCACCGCCGTGTTGCGGACACACGCCATGCCACGTCACGCCTAATGCTTAGTGTGTACGAATTAAGACCTGTGTTAAGTAGACTTCTATTAAATAAGTCCTCAGTCAAATTTTTGGGTGTAACGCAAACATGGCGTAGACAATCAGGTGGATAAACATAGCTTCACTCAGTATCCCACTTACGGGATTATAACCATcctggattgaaaaaaaaaactaaagcaaATTCAAAATTTTGCTAATCCCAACACTGAGATATATTTCTAAGCGCGACTACACAACATTGTATGCATTACCAAGCTAATGATACACAAAATTTCTAGTCAAACTATGACTATATTTAGTTACAAGCTCTCTAATACGTCATGCGAAAATACTTGCAACTATAAATAAGATAGTCTAATACACATGTAAAGCATCTTCAGGATTAATACATTGTAGGCAGTGGTACTGGCTTCAGTCACAAGCACACATCGATCTACTTTTCTTGGAACGAGCAATTGTAACTCGACATGTCCTAAGAACCACACTGTATCTCAACAAAAATTAAGTGGATCTTCTGTGCTGCATGAAGTCACGATGTCTGCTAATAACGATTacgttttaatgttttaaaaaaatgtacataaatgcACCCTACTAGCGCAGTTGTGGCCACCCCTGGGAGGGGAACTACATCCAATCGATATGTCGCTAGCTGCAGGACGGTAGGGGTGGCCAAACTCACCCTTACTGCAGCCGAGCTGCAAGCCATTCGTCCCGCATCAAAGTCTTGGCAGTTGCCAAGAACGATATCTGGGGTGACAAGCGCCCAGGTACTTAAAGTCCAGTATCCAGGAAATTAAGGGTGAATATACcccaaaatattacaatatttttaattctgcTCCAATTCCTGTACAAATGCGTTAATGTTTTTGACTCGACAAACAAGACTAAGCTGTGAATCCTTGCTGAGATCAACAAACGGTGAGCAGGGCTTCGTGCAAGACATTAATTCAATAATATGTTCCTAGCTTTCCGTGCCGTGTCTTACTGGGTTTTGAATTAACTATTAAATTCTGTTACGACGCGGCTAGCTAAGAGGCCGGCCATACAGCCGATGAGCCAGACTACGGATGGGGCGCAATGCACGTGGCGGCCGATCCTCTCCTACCAGCACGGCAATCCGGCACCTCTACCTCTCCGAGGGTTCGGCGCGTTTCCA from Bacillus rossius redtenbacheri isolate Brsri chromosome 1, Brsri_v3, whole genome shotgun sequence includes these protein-coding regions:
- the LOC134536716 gene encoding RNA-binding protein MEX3B, with translation MPASLFSELDESRSCLNEQKALVSLAFELSMLNLDTSPTTTEPATPGDIMPASFPDDSRGKKSQNMTECVPVPSSEHVAEIVGRQGCKIKALRAKTNTYIKTPVRGEEPVFVVTGRKEDVAKAKREILSAAEHFSQIRASRKNNLGGGGVGGGPGNPPGPPANLPGQVTIQVRVPYRVVGLVVGPKGATIKRIQQQTHTYIVTPSRDKEPVFEVTGMPESVEAAKHEIEAHIAMRTGVAPATQSGGGVLSAGGGFAGAGGIMEEPEILASLCKSGFSSLFSYLDGSAQGSAADLLAGYPPAPSSVTSGVFSGSSSSSSSSSSGSAGHVDIMSIWSGSLDQDDGLGDSSPTFDAAAAAATASSAIWSFPGAGRPSPAGSASPADSLCLAARRDCTVCGEREVDAALVPCGHNLFCLECASRLCGDAQPASCPVCQLPAVQAIRIFS